The proteins below come from a single Triticum aestivum cultivar Chinese Spring chromosome 5D, IWGSC CS RefSeq v2.1, whole genome shotgun sequence genomic window:
- the LOC123125586 gene encoding cytochrome P450 94A2-like, whose translation MDIDAVDPPLLHFYSYNLLLLLLVSVVLFLQHHRRRRSLQVAANGATGPGNHRPQSNPVLGNLVAFLRNGHRFLDWTADLLAAAPASTMQVLGPLGGLGYCGVDTANPEVIDHIVRANFPSYVKGARIRAAFADLLGDGLFLANGRLWTLQRKLASYSFSSRLLRRFSSRVLRDHIHRRLVPFLAAAADSGEAVDLQDVLRRFTFDNICSVAFGVDDDRSSALLDDHRHGAFFAAFDDAVDISFGRILHPTTLGWRVKKLLDVGSERRLRLAIAVVDEYVTAILQSKQQRQSGNSEDEPDLLSRFKAAMEEDEASELGRIFASPEAKRRFLRDTVVTFVLAGKDTTSSALTWFFWFLAANPRCERRVYEEVTSLALAPSREADADVGRLADGDVESEDGYDELKGMHYLHAAITETMRLYPPVPMVSRVAVHDDVLPDGTVVRAGWFADYSAYAMGRSARVWGDDCRVFRPERWLDGRGRFVSAEAARYPVFNAGPRACLGKEMSYLQMKVVAAAVVRRFTVEVLVPAGSMDMAPEHEMAVTLKMKGGLRVRFKNRARAA comes from the coding sequence atggacatCGACGCGGTTGACCCACCGCTTCTCCACTTCTACTCCTAcaaccttctcctcctcctcctcgtctccgtcGTCCTTTTCCTCCAACATCACCGGCGAAGGCGAAGCCTCCAGGTTGCCGCGAACGGAGCGACCGGGCCCGGCAACCACCGCCCGCAATCGAACCCCGTTCTTGGCAACCTCGTCGCTTTCCTGCGCAACGGCCACCGCTTCCTCGACTGGACAGccgacctcctcgccgccgccccagccTCCACCATGCAGGTGCTCGGCCCACTCGGCGGCCTCGGCTACTGCGGCGTCGACACGGCCAACCCGGAGGTCATCGACCACATCGTGCGCGCCAACTTCCCCAGCTACGTCAAGGGCGCGCGCATCCGGGCGGCGTTCGCGGACCTCCTCGGCGACGGCCTCTTCCTCGCCAACGGCCGCCTCTGGACCCTCCAGCGCAAGCTCGCCTCCTACTCCTTCTCCTCCCGTCTGCTCCGCCGATTCTCTAGTCGCGTCCTCAGGGACCACATCCACCGCCGCCTTGTCCCGTTTCTCGCTGCCGCTGCCGACTCCGGCGAGGCTGTTGACCTGCAGGACGTGCTCAGACGCTTCACGTTCGATAACATCTGCAGCGTCGCGTTCGGCGTGGACGACGATAGGTCGTCGGCGCTGCTGGATGATCACCGGCACGGGGCCTTCTTCGCCGCGTTCGATGATGCCGTCGATATCTCCTTCGGCCGTATATTACACCCCACGACCCTCGGGTGGAGGGTCAAGAAGCTGCTCGATGTCGGCAGCGAGCGGCGGCTCCGCCTGGCAATCGCCGTCGTGGACGAGTACGTGACGGCGATACTGCAGTCGAAGCAGCAGCGTCAGAGTGGAAATAGTGAGGACGAACCGGACTTGCTATCGCGCTTCAAGGCAGCGATGGAGGAAGACGAAGCCAGTGAGCTCGGCCGAATCTTTGCCTCGCCGGAAGCGAAGCGCCGGTTCCTGCGGGACACCGTCGTGACCTTCGTCCTCGCCGGGAAGGACACCACGTCCTCCGCTCTCACGTGGTTCTTCTGGTTCCTTGCCGCCAACCCGCGTTGCGAGCGCCGCGTCTACGAGGAGGTCACGTCGCTGGCGCTGGCGCCGTCAAGAGAAGCCGACGCCGACGTGGGCCGCCTCGCCGATGGCGACGTCGAGAGCGAAGACGGGTACGACGAGCTAAAAGGAATGCACTACCTGCACGCGGCGATCACGGAGACTATGCGGCTGTACCCCCCGGTGCCCATGGTCTCCCGCGTGGCCGTCCACGATGACGTGCTGCCGGATGGCACGGTCGTGCGCGCCGGGTGGTTCGCCGACTACTCAGCGTACGCGATGGGCAGGTCGGCGAGGGTGTGGGGCGACGACTGCCGCGTGTTCCGCCCGGAACGGTGGCTCGACGGACGCGGCCGGTTCGTGTCGGCGGAGGCGGCACGGTACCCGGTGTTCAACGCGGGGCCGCGCGCGTGTCTCGGAAAGGAGATGTCGTACCTGCAGATGAAAGTCGTCGCGGCAGCCGTGGTTAGGAGGTTCACCGTTGAAGTACTGGTGCCTGCCGGGAGCATGGACATGGCACCGGAGCACGAGATGGCGGTGACACTGAAGATGAAGGGCGGGCTCCGCGTGCGTTTCAAGAACCGAGCGCGTGCAGCATGA